DNA from Stutzerimonas decontaminans:
AAGGTTGCCTTTTCCACTTGCCGGAGAACTCCAGGTGTCCCTGACCACGCCCTATGACCCGCAGAACATCTTCGCCCAGATCATTCGTGGCGATGCCCCTTGCTACAAGCTCTACGAGGATGATGACGTGCTGGCCTTCCTCGACCTGTTCCCGCAGTCCTTCGGCCACACGCTGGTGATTCCCAAACGCTCGGCGGCCTGCAACATCCTCGATGTGGATACCGGGGCGCTGGCCAAGGTCATGGCCGTAGTGCAGAAGCTCACCCGGGTGATCGTCGACGAACTGCAGCCGGATGGCGTGCAGGTCGCGCAGTTCAATGGCGCGCCGGCCGGGCAGACGGTGTTCCACATCCACGTGCATATCGTGCCGCGCTACTCGGGCGAAGGGCTCGGTATCCACGCCGCCGGCAAGGCCGATCCGGCCGAGCTGGAAAAGCTTCAGGCGCGCCTGCAGCAGCGTATCGCCGCGCAGGGCTGAGCCAGGCTGCGATGTCGTGGCGGGGTCAAGCCCGCTGCGACCATCGCAGCAGCCAACAGACACCAAAGTACAATTCGTGCCCGCCTGGGGGCTTCGTACCCTGCGGGCATGATGCTTTCATTGCCCTTCCTCATCCCCTTCATTCTGCGCACTCGCCGTGCGCTGCTGGCGCTTGTGTTGCTGCCCCTGTGGGCGCAGGCGCAGGAGCTGCCGGTGCTGACCCTCAGCGTGCTGCAGTTCGGCACGCCGCACTGGGAACTCGAGCATCTCAAGCGCCAGGGGCTGGACCGTGCCAACGGCTTCGAGCTGAAGGTGCGGCTGGTGGCCGATGCGCCGGCCTCGCGGCTGGCATTGACCAGCGGCAGCGTCGACGGCGCGGTGAGCGATCTGCTCTGGGCGCAGGCGCGTTACCAGGCCGGCACGGCCTATCGCTACCTGCCGTTTTCCTCGCAGATCGGCGAAGTGCTGGTGCCCGAAGGCAGCGCCATCCGCACGCCGGCCGACCTGCGCGGCAAGCGCATCGGCGTCGCGGGCGGGCCGGACGGGCTGGGCTGGCTGCTGCTGCAGCATGCCGCGGCCAAGAGCGGAATCGTTCTGGCCAAACAGGCGACTGTTCAATACGCCGCGCCGCCCCTGCTCAGCCAGGCCCTGCGCCGTGGTCAGGTAGATGCGCTGCTGACCTTCTGGCACTTCTCCGCGCGCATGCGTGGCGAGGGTGGCGTGCAGGTGGCGTTCGCTCTCGATGATCTGCTCCGATCATTGGAGATTGATCCGCACCTGCCGGTGCTCGGCTATCTGTTCCCGGAAGCCTGGGCCGTCGAGCATGAAGAGCTGCTGCAGCGCTTCGCCACGGCGCTGAGCCAGACCAAGCGCCAGCTCGCCAGCGATCCGGCGCATTGGCAGGCGCTCCGCCCGCTGATGCGTGCCGACGAGGATGGTGTGTTCGCCGCGCTGCGCGACAGTTTCCTCGCCGGTATCCCGCAGCCGCTGGATGAACCGCGTATCGCCGACCTGCAGCGACTGTTGACCCTCACCGGTGCCGATCCGGCGAAGCTGATGCCGGCCGCGTCGTTCCGGAGCACGCCATGAACGGCTCGCGCTGGGCCTGCTGGATCGCCCTGCCATGCGCGGTGGCGCTCTGGACGCTGATTGCGCTGGTGGTGCAGACGCCGCTGCTGCCGAGCCCGGCCGCCGTGCTCGACACCTTCTGGCAGGCCACACGGAGCGGCGAGCTGCCGGAACATCTGCTGGTTACCCTGCGCCGAGTGCTGTTCGCCTTCGTGCTGGCGATGGCGCTGGGCACGTTGCTCGGCGTGTGGATGGGCCGCTCGCGGCTGGCCAATGCGGTGCTCGATCCGCTGCTGGTGCTGTTTCTCAACCTGCCGGCGCTGGTCACCATCATCCTGCTCTATGTCTGGTTCGGCCTGGTCGAAGCCGCGGCGGTGCTGGCGGTGGTGATCAACAAGGTGCCGAACGTGGCCGTCACCGTGCGCGAGGGCGCCCGCAGTATCGATCCCAAGCTGGAACAGATGGCCCTGGTCTACCGCTTCACCCGCTGGCAGCGGATCAGGCATGTCTGGCTGCCGCAGCTGTTTCCCTACCTGATGGCCGCCACCCGCGGTGGGCTGGCGCTGATCTGGAAGATCGTGCTGGTGGTCGAGCTGCTCGGGCGCTCGGATGGCATCGGCTTTCAACTGCATATGGCCTTTCAGGTGTTCGACGTGGCGAGCATCCTCGCCTACAGCCTGGCGTTCATCGCCGTAGTCCAGCTGATCGAACTGGCGCTGTTGCAGCCGCTGGAGCGGCGCGCATCGTCCTGGCGCGAAGCGGGTGTACGCCATGCTTGAGCTGCGCCTGGATGGCCGTCACGCCGTGCTGGGCGTGATCGATGCGCAGGTGCGCGAAGGCGATCGCATCTGTCTGCTCGGGCCGTCCGGTGTCGGCAAGACCACGCTGCTCAACGGTATCGCCGGACTCGATCCGCAGGTGCGGCCGATGATTGCGCAGCGCGCCGGATTGCGCGTTGGCTACCTGTTTCAGGAGCATCGTCTGCTGCCGTGGCGCACGGTGCGGCAGAACCTGGCGCTGGTCGGCGCGGACGCAGCGGAGATCGAGCGGCTGCTGGCCGAGGTAGGGCTGAGTGGTGCGGCTGACAGCCTGCCGGATCAGCTCTCGCTGGGCATGGCGCGCAGAGCGGCATTGGCGCGCTGCCTGGCGATCAAGCCGGATCTGTTGCTGCTCGACGAACCCTTCGCCTCGCTGGATGCCGAGCGCGCCGCCGAGCTGCGCGGCCTGATCGCCCGCCTGCTGGACCGGCAACCGGACATGGCGATGATCTGCGTGACCCACGATCCGCGCGATGCCGACGATCTGGCCAATCGCCTGTGGTACCTGAGCGGCGCCCCGGCGACATTGCGCAGCGATGAGCCGCCCGGCAGCGCCGTCAACCTCAGCCAGCTGAGCGAGCGTCAGCGCAGCGCCTGAGCGGCTTTCAACCGGTCAGCAGCTGCGTCAGCGCATGCAGCGCCAGGCCGACCAGCCCGCCAACCAGCGTGCCGTTGATGCGGATGTACTGCAGGTCCTTGCCGACGCTCTGTTCCAGCTGCTCGACCAGCTCGCGGCTTTCCCAGTTCTCCACCCGCTGGGCGATATAGGCGCCGATCTGCCCGCGATAGCGCTCCAGCAGGCTGGGCGCGGCGGCCAGCAGCTGCTCGTTGATCCAGTTGCGCATGGAATCGTCAGCGGCCAGGCCGTCGCCGAGGCCGCGACAGAGGCTGACGATGCGTCGGCCGATGCGTGAGTCGTCGCTGGCCAGATCGTTTTCCAGCCAGGCCGTGAGTTCCTGCCAGAGGTTGCCGAAATAGGCGCTGGTGGCCGGGTGCTCGAGGAGCTGCGCGAGGATGCGCTCGACTTCCAGGGCGTATTGCGGGTCCTGCTCCAGGCGCTCGATGTATTCACTGACGTGCTCGTCGAAGCGCTGGCGGATCAGGTGCTCGGGGTCGGCGGCGATCTCGGCGATCAATGCGGACAGGCCATCGACGAACTTGTTTGCCGACCAGCCGCTCACCGGCCGGCTCAGGCCGAGGTAGCGCAGCGTGCGGATTTCCCGGCTGATGGCATCGGCGACCAGCGCGCGCGTTTCCTCGTCCTGCATGATCGAATCGAGGCGGATCAACAGCTCGTCGAGCATCGCCTGATGCCGACCCTGGCTGGTCAGTACGCGCAACGCCTGGGCCAGCGGTGTGGAGAGGTCGAATTTGCGCAGCCGCGTGGTCACCTTGGCCTCGACGAAGGCGCGCACGCGCTCGTCATGCAGTGC
Protein-coding regions in this window:
- a CDS encoding HIT family protein — translated: MSLTTPYDPQNIFAQIIRGDAPCYKLYEDDDVLAFLDLFPQSFGHTLVIPKRSAACNILDVDTGALAKVMAVVQKLTRVIVDELQPDGVQVAQFNGAPAGQTVFHIHVHIVPRYSGEGLGIHAAGKADPAELEKLQARLQQRIAAQG
- a CDS encoding ABC transporter substrate-binding protein; translation: MMLSLPFLIPFILRTRRALLALVLLPLWAQAQELPVLTLSVLQFGTPHWELEHLKRQGLDRANGFELKVRLVADAPASRLALTSGSVDGAVSDLLWAQARYQAGTAYRYLPFSSQIGEVLVPEGSAIRTPADLRGKRIGVAGGPDGLGWLLLQHAAAKSGIVLAKQATVQYAAPPLLSQALRRGQVDALLTFWHFSARMRGEGGVQVAFALDDLLRSLEIDPHLPVLGYLFPEAWAVEHEELLQRFATALSQTKRQLASDPAHWQALRPLMRADEDGVFAALRDSFLAGIPQPLDEPRIADLQRLLTLTGADPAKLMPAASFRSTP
- a CDS encoding ABC transporter permease; its protein translation is MNGSRWACWIALPCAVALWTLIALVVQTPLLPSPAAVLDTFWQATRSGELPEHLLVTLRRVLFAFVLAMALGTLLGVWMGRSRLANAVLDPLLVLFLNLPALVTIILLYVWFGLVEAAAVLAVVINKVPNVAVTVREGARSIDPKLEQMALVYRFTRWQRIRHVWLPQLFPYLMAATRGGLALIWKIVLVVELLGRSDGIGFQLHMAFQVFDVASILAYSLAFIAVVQLIELALLQPLERRASSWREAGVRHA
- a CDS encoding ABC transporter ATP-binding protein, translated to MLELRLDGRHAVLGVIDAQVREGDRICLLGPSGVGKTTLLNGIAGLDPQVRPMIAQRAGLRVGYLFQEHRLLPWRTVRQNLALVGADAAEIERLLAEVGLSGAADSLPDQLSLGMARRAALARCLAIKPDLLLLDEPFASLDAERAAELRGLIARLLDRQPDMAMICVTHDPRDADDLANRLWYLSGAPATLRSDEPPGSAVNLSQLSERQRSA
- a CDS encoding DUF445 domain-containing protein; amino-acid sequence: MRSLISAWQSPVSRMKLVASLLLLLAALLYIVATRFEASHPAWGYVASFAEAAMIGAIADWFAVTALFRHPLGLPIPHTAIIPRSKARIGQNLSSFITTHFLATPLVLAKLQELDIASRLAGWLRHPSNAEAVGRRLTGVAHFGIAALHDERVRAFVEAKVTTRLRKFDLSTPLAQALRVLTSQGRHQAMLDELLIRLDSIMQDEETRALVADAISREIRTLRYLGLSRPVSGWSANKFVDGLSALIAEIAADPEHLIRQRFDEHVSEYIERLEQDPQYALEVERILAQLLEHPATSAYFGNLWQELTAWLENDLASDDSRIGRRIVSLCRGLGDGLAADDSMRNWINEQLLAAAPSLLERYRGQIGAYIAQRVENWESRELVEQLEQSVGKDLQYIRINGTLVGGLVGLALHALTQLLTG